From Oncorhynchus tshawytscha isolate Ot180627B linkage group LG27, Otsh_v2.0, whole genome shotgun sequence, a single genomic window includes:
- the LOC112245995 gene encoding MICAL-like protein 2 isoform X2, which produces MVALRIPDRLSVLTYVSQYYNYFHGRNPIGGVGAVKRPAEGSKEEPCGKKNLPVVAKTIVSKMAIENRQPPSLMVKTSPKATRAAVQTEVLVERSNKTGTLSSKCVVCKCHVHLVQRHFIEGKLYHRSCFKCSECSIVLLAGAYKPGKEPGIFLCNDDQNTKNGCNEPPSSGVVIKTGCPSTKVESKSDTSRVQSVSCSTSVPSTPIKVVLKPVETTTPAPQPWTSSAQRTQAARQRFFQSSTSTSSSQKPPAPSGLPRVPLSPEEEKNRARAVITQKLAEANCNNNNTRYFVIRPAERRFGDVLSSADLPSWKQAKCGPGTAGQLFTSPTSNKELLNTVNKASARPTTVSFSTKVSADREEAPVNWRSKLKPVKNGPGLKTSDSEDHAIIVEQPKPEAISKSFATSIIINISSTSPPIPPAAFNPPPPGPVSHRAPSPKQPHCGSGGLGTKNGNYSTPLLSTPPLVPVWHRVPTPNKPHHSSAGSGSMDVNYSPPISPKQPRQGSTGSKNGKYLSPTNTPQSETRSPSSHHIPMDQIVKELREIGDSLGDLERKGVEMEKRLRSCEEEGKGDILMDPLMVDWFNLIRKKQTYIRRESELVYIAKTQDLEGQQPGVEGELRRLLEKPDHLKSTEERRRENGLMERLMEIVNSRNAIVEGLEEDRLREDKEDQQLNEMMQTLGLKQSKIKRKSSFKMLFRQKSSKKVTVRDPGTAF; this is translated from the exons ATGGTGGCCCTGAGGATCCCAGACCGACTGAGCGTCCTCACCTACGTCTCACAGTACTACAACTACTTCCACGGACGCAACCCTA TTGGAGGGGTGGGTGCTGTGAAAAGACCAGCAGAGGGCTCCAAGGAGGAGCCGTGTGGAAAGAAGAATCTCCCGGTGGTGGCCAAAACCATAGTGTCTAAAATGGCAATAGAGAATCgccaacctccctctctcatggTGAAAACCTCCCCCAAAGCAACCAGAGCTGCTGTTCAG actGAAGTTTTGGTGGAGAGGTCCAATAAGACAGGCACTCTCAGCAGTAAATGTGTTGTGTGCAAATGCCATGTTCATCTGGTCCAACGGCACTTTATCGAGGGGAAGCTTTACCACAGGAGCTGCTTCAA GTGCAGTGAATGCTCCATCGTCCTCCTGGCTGGGGCCTATAAACCAGGGAAGGAGCCAGGTATCTTCCTCTGTAATGATGACCAGAACACTAAGAATGGCTGCAACGAGCCTCCCTCCTCTGGGGTTGTCATCAAAACCGGATGCCCAAGCACCAAAGTTGAATCCAAAAGTGACACCAGCAGAGTCCAGTCTGTCTCCTGCTCCACCTCTGTGCCTTCGACCCCCATCAAGGTGGTCTTGAAGCCTGTGGAGACCACCACCCCAGCTCCCCAACCCTGGACCAGCTCGGCCCAGAGAACCCAGGCAGCACGGCAGAGGTTCTTCCAGTCATCTACCTCAACCTCCAGCAGCCAGAAGCCCCCAGCCCCCTCAGGACTGCCAAGGGTACCCCTGAGTCCTGAGGAAGAGAAGAACCGAGCCAGGGCTGTCATTACCCAGAAACTAGCTGAAGCGAACTGCAACAACAATAACACCAGATACTTTGTTATCCGACCAGCAGAAAGAAG GTTTGGAGATGTGCTAAGCTCAGCTGACCTCCCCAGCTGGAAGCAGGCTAAATGTGGGCCAGGCACAGCAGGACAACTCTTCACCAGCCCCACCAGCAATAAGGAATTGCTTAACACCGTCAACAAAGCCAGCGCCAGACCAACAACTGTATCCTTCAGCAccaaag TAAGTGCAGACCGTGAAGAGGCTCCTGTTAACTGGCGATCAAAGCTCAAGCCTGTTAAAAATGGACCAGGACTGAA GACCTCTGACTCTGAGGACCATGCGATCATTGTTGAGCAACCCAAACCTGAAGCCATCTCGAAGTCTTTCGCTACTagtatcatcatcaacatcagcTCTACCTCTCCTCCGATTCCCCCAGCAGCCTTCAACCCTCCTCCACCTGGCCCGGTGTCTCACAGAGCTCCGTCTCCCAAGCAGCCCCATTGCGGCTCTGGAGGCTTGG GTACTAAAAATGGGAATTATTCTACTCCTCTGTTGTCCACTCCTCCCCTGGTTCCTGTCTGGCACAGGGTTCCAACTCCCAATAAGCCTCACCACAGCTCTGCGGGATCGG gcTCAATGGATGTCAATTATTCTCCCCCTATATCTCCTAAACAGCCTCGCCAGGGTTCCACAG GCTCCAAAAATGGGAAGTATTTGTCACCCACAAACACCCCCCAGTCTGAAACGAGGTCCCCCTCA TCCCATCACATCCCTATGGACCAGATAGTGAAGGAGCTGCGTGAGATTGGAGACAGCCTGGGTGACTtggagaggaagggagtggagatggagaagaggcTTCGCAGCTGTGAGGAAG AGGGCAAGGGGGACATTTTGATGGACCCTCTGATGGTTGACTGGTTCAACCTGATCCGAAAGAAGCAGACGTACATTAGGAGGGAGTCGGAGCTTGTGTACAT AGCTAAGACTCAAGACCTGGAGGGGCAGCAGCCTGGGGTGGAGGGTGAGCTGCGCAGACTGTTGGAGAAACCAG ATCATCTGAAGTCTACAGAGGAGCGTCGGCGAGAGAACGGGCTGATGGAGAGGTTGATGGAGATTGTGAACAGTAGAAACGCCATTGTAGAAGGACTGGAGGAAGACAGGCTCAG GGAAGACAAAGAGGATCAGCAGTTGAATGAAATGATGCAGACTCTTG GACTTAAACAATCCAAAATCAAGAGGAAGTCTTCCTTCAAAATGCTGTTCAGACAAAAAAGTAGTAAAAAGGTCACTGTGAGGGATCCAGGGACTGCGTTTTGA
- the LOC112245995 gene encoding MICAL-like protein 2 isoform X1, with amino-acid sequence MAAIKALQQWCKLQCDGYRDVAVINMTTSFRDGLAFCALIHKYRPDLIDYDSLNKEDVFDNNNLAFRVAEDKLGIAALLDAEDMVALRIPDRLSVLTYVSQYYNYFHGRNPIGGVGAVKRPAEGSKEEPCGKKNLPVVAKTIVSKMAIENRQPPSLMVKTSPKATRAAVQTEVLVERSNKTGTLSSKCVVCKCHVHLVQRHFIEGKLYHRSCFKCSECSIVLLAGAYKPGKEPGIFLCNDDQNTKNGCNEPPSSGVVIKTGCPSTKVESKSDTSRVQSVSCSTSVPSTPIKVVLKPVETTTPAPQPWTSSAQRTQAARQRFFQSSTSTSSSQKPPAPSGLPRVPLSPEEEKNRARAVITQKLAEANCNNNNTRYFVIRPAERRFGDVLSSADLPSWKQAKCGPGTAGQLFTSPTSNKELLNTVNKASARPTTVSFSTKVSADREEAPVNWRSKLKPVKNGPGLKTSDSEDHAIIVEQPKPEAISKSFATSIIINISSTSPPIPPAAFNPPPPGPVSHRAPSPKQPHCGSGGLGTKNGNYSTPLLSTPPLVPVWHRVPTPNKPHHSSAGSGSMDVNYSPPISPKQPRQGSTGSKNGKYLSPTNTPQSETRSPSSHHIPMDQIVKELREIGDSLGDLERKGVEMEKRLRSCEEEGKGDILMDPLMVDWFNLIRKKQTYIRRESELVYIAKTQDLEGQQPGVEGELRRLLEKPDHLKSTEERRRENGLMERLMEIVNSRNAIVEGLEEDRLREDKEDQQLNEMMQTLGLKQSKIKRKSSFKMLFRQKSSKKVTVRDPGTAF; translated from the exons ATGGCTGCCATCAAGGCGCTTCAACAGTGGTGCAAACTTCAGTGCGATGGGTACCGAGATGTGGCTGTCATCAACATGACAACTTCTTTTAGGGACGGGTTGGCGTTCTGTGCGCTTATCCATAAGTACAGACCGGACCTAAT AGACTACGACTCCCTGAATAAAGAGGATGTTTTTGACAACAACAACTTG GCTTTCCGGGTTGCAGAGGACAAGCTGGGGATCGCTGCTCTGCTGGATGCAGAGGACATGGTGGCCCTGAGGATCCCAGACCGACTGAGCGTCCTCACCTACGTCTCACAGTACTACAACTACTTCCACGGACGCAACCCTA TTGGAGGGGTGGGTGCTGTGAAAAGACCAGCAGAGGGCTCCAAGGAGGAGCCGTGTGGAAAGAAGAATCTCCCGGTGGTGGCCAAAACCATAGTGTCTAAAATGGCAATAGAGAATCgccaacctccctctctcatggTGAAAACCTCCCCCAAAGCAACCAGAGCTGCTGTTCAG actGAAGTTTTGGTGGAGAGGTCCAATAAGACAGGCACTCTCAGCAGTAAATGTGTTGTGTGCAAATGCCATGTTCATCTGGTCCAACGGCACTTTATCGAGGGGAAGCTTTACCACAGGAGCTGCTTCAA GTGCAGTGAATGCTCCATCGTCCTCCTGGCTGGGGCCTATAAACCAGGGAAGGAGCCAGGTATCTTCCTCTGTAATGATGACCAGAACACTAAGAATGGCTGCAACGAGCCTCCCTCCTCTGGGGTTGTCATCAAAACCGGATGCCCAAGCACCAAAGTTGAATCCAAAAGTGACACCAGCAGAGTCCAGTCTGTCTCCTGCTCCACCTCTGTGCCTTCGACCCCCATCAAGGTGGTCTTGAAGCCTGTGGAGACCACCACCCCAGCTCCCCAACCCTGGACCAGCTCGGCCCAGAGAACCCAGGCAGCACGGCAGAGGTTCTTCCAGTCATCTACCTCAACCTCCAGCAGCCAGAAGCCCCCAGCCCCCTCAGGACTGCCAAGGGTACCCCTGAGTCCTGAGGAAGAGAAGAACCGAGCCAGGGCTGTCATTACCCAGAAACTAGCTGAAGCGAACTGCAACAACAATAACACCAGATACTTTGTTATCCGACCAGCAGAAAGAAG GTTTGGAGATGTGCTAAGCTCAGCTGACCTCCCCAGCTGGAAGCAGGCTAAATGTGGGCCAGGCACAGCAGGACAACTCTTCACCAGCCCCACCAGCAATAAGGAATTGCTTAACACCGTCAACAAAGCCAGCGCCAGACCAACAACTGTATCCTTCAGCAccaaag TAAGTGCAGACCGTGAAGAGGCTCCTGTTAACTGGCGATCAAAGCTCAAGCCTGTTAAAAATGGACCAGGACTGAA GACCTCTGACTCTGAGGACCATGCGATCATTGTTGAGCAACCCAAACCTGAAGCCATCTCGAAGTCTTTCGCTACTagtatcatcatcaacatcagcTCTACCTCTCCTCCGATTCCCCCAGCAGCCTTCAACCCTCCTCCACCTGGCCCGGTGTCTCACAGAGCTCCGTCTCCCAAGCAGCCCCATTGCGGCTCTGGAGGCTTGG GTACTAAAAATGGGAATTATTCTACTCCTCTGTTGTCCACTCCTCCCCTGGTTCCTGTCTGGCACAGGGTTCCAACTCCCAATAAGCCTCACCACAGCTCTGCGGGATCGG gcTCAATGGATGTCAATTATTCTCCCCCTATATCTCCTAAACAGCCTCGCCAGGGTTCCACAG GCTCCAAAAATGGGAAGTATTTGTCACCCACAAACACCCCCCAGTCTGAAACGAGGTCCCCCTCA TCCCATCACATCCCTATGGACCAGATAGTGAAGGAGCTGCGTGAGATTGGAGACAGCCTGGGTGACTtggagaggaagggagtggagatggagaagaggcTTCGCAGCTGTGAGGAAG AGGGCAAGGGGGACATTTTGATGGACCCTCTGATGGTTGACTGGTTCAACCTGATCCGAAAGAAGCAGACGTACATTAGGAGGGAGTCGGAGCTTGTGTACAT AGCTAAGACTCAAGACCTGGAGGGGCAGCAGCCTGGGGTGGAGGGTGAGCTGCGCAGACTGTTGGAGAAACCAG ATCATCTGAAGTCTACAGAGGAGCGTCGGCGAGAGAACGGGCTGATGGAGAGGTTGATGGAGATTGTGAACAGTAGAAACGCCATTGTAGAAGGACTGGAGGAAGACAGGCTCAG GGAAGACAAAGAGGATCAGCAGTTGAATGAAATGATGCAGACTCTTG GACTTAAACAATCCAAAATCAAGAGGAAGTCTTCCTTCAAAATGCTGTTCAGACAAAAAAGTAGTAAAAAGGTCACTGTGAGGGATCCAGGGACTGCGTTTTGA